A stretch of Chloroflexota bacterium DNA encodes these proteins:
- a CDS encoding WecB/TagA/CpsF family glycosyltransferase, whose product MPEYPNQRINVLGVWIDSLGLAELLERVSALARDGEQHTVMYANVHVLNTVVEDALLRRTLNNADLVYCDGDGVRLGARLLGQHLPQRMTGADWIYPACEHWQQEGLSVFFFGGAPGVADRAVAKLKRQYPALRIAGTHAGFFTDSSAVVAAVNVARPDILLAGMGTPIQERWVAEHATHLEVSVIWTVGAVMDFVSGEAPRAPRWMLGYGLEWLGRLLAEPRRLWRRYLIGNPLFLWRVLQQRLGLLRFED is encoded by the coding sequence ATGCCTGAGTACCCTAATCAAAGAATCAATGTGTTAGGCGTGTGGATCGACTCGCTCGGTCTGGCCGAACTGCTGGAGCGTGTTTCTGCACTGGCGCGCGATGGCGAGCAACATACCGTGATGTATGCTAACGTTCACGTTCTCAACACTGTCGTAGAGGATGCGCTGCTGCGCCGCACTTTGAATAACGCAGACCTCGTTTATTGCGATGGCGATGGAGTGCGTCTGGGCGCGCGTTTGCTCGGCCAGCATTTGCCGCAACGAATGACGGGTGCGGACTGGATTTATCCGGCGTGCGAGCACTGGCAGCAAGAAGGGCTGTCTGTTTTCTTTTTTGGCGGCGCGCCCGGTGTGGCTGACCGGGCTGTGGCAAAACTCAAGCGGCAGTATCCGGCACTCCGCATTGCCGGGACTCACGCCGGCTTCTTTACAGACTCTTCAGCCGTCGTCGCCGCCGTCAATGTCGCCCGCCCCGACATCTTGCTGGCCGGGATGGGCACACCGATTCAAGAGCGGTGGGTGGCTGAACATGCCACGCATCTTGAAGTGTCAGTAATTTGGACGGTGGGGGCGGTGATGGATTTTGTGTCTGGCGAAGCGCCGCGCGCGCCGCGCTGGATGCTCGGCTACGGGTTGGAATGGTTGGGCCGCCTCCTGGCCGAGCCACGGCGGTTGTGGCGGCGTTATCTGATTGGCAACCCGCTGTTTTTGTGGCGAGTGCTTCAACAGCGATTGGGGTTGTTGCGCTTTGAAGATTGA